In the genome of Diaphorobacter sp. HDW4A, the window TGGCCGAACACGACGTGACCGACATCCTTGCCGTCCACGTTGGCGCGAGCCAGCGATTCGCGCACGACGGTGGCGCCGAGTTCGGTGGGTGGAACGTCCTTGAGGCTTCCGCCGAAGGTGCCAATGGCAGTACGGACGGCGCTGACAACAACTACTTCACGGGACATGATGGGTCTCCTGTTGGTTTGATCGAAAAGAGGCGGTGAAAAAACGCGCCGATCGCATGTAACCGGCAACTACGTATTCAGCTACGTATTGTGCAGCGCACCAATTCAAATGTCGCGCACATCCGCGACAGGGTTTTCCCCATAGTCTGCGCGATTCAAGTACGCCAGCACACGCGCTGCCGCATCGGCTGGCGAAGTGAGCTTGCTGCCCGTTTTGAGCGCCTCGAAATTGCCGATGTCAGGGAAGTCTGCGGGATTCGCACCGCGCAGCTGAACTTGCATGTCGGTGTCAATCACGCCCGGGGCGAGCGAGCAGAGCTTGGCACCGTTCGGCTTGAGCGCTTCTTCGAGTGCGGCGCAGCGGGTGAACATGTCCATGCCGGCCTTTGCCGTGCAATACGCCGCCTGTGATGCCATAGGCTTGCGACCGAGGCCGGACGAGATGTTGAGCACCTTGCGCGGGCTGTTCCAGCTGTCGGTGGCGACAAGAAATGCGCCGGCCAGCGCCATCGGAGCCTCAAGCCCCACGCGCATGGCGTTCTGCAGATCGGCTACGGCAATGTGGCCGAGCGGTGCGATGCGCGGAATCACGCCCGCGTTGTTGATCAGCGTGACACTGGCCCAGTCATCGCCATTCAGCGAGGAGAGCAGGGTGGTCAGGCGTTTAGCCGCTTCTTCGGGGTTGGCGAGATCCTGCTCCCATTGTTGCAACTGGTCTTCGTTGGTGGCGGCTTCCGCGAGCGCGTCGCTGGTCTTGCGCGCAATGCTGATGAGCATATGGCCTTCGCCGAGCAGTTGCTGGCCGATGGCAAGGCCCATGCCGCGCGAGCCACCAGTGAGGATGGTGAGATGTCTGGGAGAGTTCATGCGCTGATCTTAAGAGGAATACGGACGTTCGCCGCGCCACGGGGTCCGCAACAGCAACAGCATTCCGTCAACGAAAAATGTCCGCTTTCAAGCGCTTCTGAACTGTTCACGGACACTGAAGTCCAAGCAGGACAACGGTTCAGGCTTGCATTCGGCTTTTGGGCCTGAGCAGAATTTAGGCTGAGAGATCCGCATAGGAGCGCCGCGAACAGAAGTCTCGGCGTGCTCGGAGCGAGCAGATGGGCACGGCCAGGCTGCTTCGTCATCCCGACTTCGTCATCCCAAGGCGGATGTGCGTTGACAGGTGGCAAAGATCGCCAGCACAACGGCAAGGCCCAAGTGGACCCGGCGAATTCGGCACAAGGGCCTTGGTCGAGGCTGCGCTAAGTGGTCGACACGCCGGTGGGATCTACCGGCGCTGTG includes:
- a CDS encoding SDR family NAD(P)-dependent oxidoreductase; protein product: MNSPRHLTILTGGSRGMGLAIGQQLLGEGHMLISIARKTSDALAEAATNEDQLQQWEQDLANPEEAAKRLTTLLSSLNGDDWASVTLINNAGVIPRIAPLGHIAVADLQNAMRVGLEAPMALAGAFLVATDSWNSPRKVLNISSGLGRKPMASQAAYCTAKAGMDMFTRCAALEEALKPNGAKLCSLAPGVIDTDMQVQLRGANPADFPDIGNFEALKTGSKLTSPADAAARVLAYLNRADYGENPVADVRDI